The following are from one region of the Hymenobacter sp. YIM 151858-1 genome:
- the selD gene encoding selenide, water dikinase SelD gives MNSDLLASAAPEAVRLTQYSHGAGCGCKIAPKVLDQILHTTVPQPHDERLLVGNSSRDDAAVYDLGTGQALISTTDFFMPIVDDAYDFGRIASANAISDVYAMGGRPVLAIAVLGWPIDKLPPEVARRVIEGSRSICAEAGIALAGGHSIDSPEPIFGLAVNGLVDIPNLKRNDTATEGCLLYLTKPLGVGMLTTAQKKGLLTEADAQLAPRQMMQLNKLGEPLGKLPQVKAMTDVTGFGLLGHLAEVAEGSQLTAEIDFAQVPRIAAAEAYRQQKAIPGGTHRNWDSYGHKVSGFGGDISEEQRHWLCDPQTSGGLLVCVAPEGRAAVEQLLRDAGVPAEPFGQLRARRAPEPYIVVR, from the coding sequence ATGAACTCCGACTTGCTTGCCTCTGCCGCTCCCGAAGCCGTTCGCCTCACGCAATACAGCCACGGCGCTGGTTGCGGCTGCAAAATCGCGCCGAAGGTGCTCGACCAGATTTTGCACACCACCGTGCCGCAGCCCCACGACGAACGCCTGCTCGTGGGCAACTCCTCGCGCGACGACGCGGCCGTGTACGACCTGGGCACGGGCCAGGCCCTCATCAGCACCACCGATTTCTTCATGCCCATCGTCGACGATGCGTACGACTTTGGGCGCATTGCCTCGGCCAATGCCATTTCGGATGTGTACGCCATGGGCGGCCGCCCCGTGCTGGCCATTGCCGTGCTGGGCTGGCCCATCGATAAGCTCCCGCCCGAAGTGGCCCGCCGCGTAATCGAGGGCAGCCGCAGCATTTGCGCCGAAGCCGGCATTGCCCTGGCCGGTGGCCACAGCATCGATTCGCCGGAGCCCATCTTCGGCTTGGCCGTGAATGGATTGGTCGACATCCCGAACCTGAAGCGCAACGACACCGCCACCGAGGGCTGCCTGCTCTACCTCACCAAGCCCCTGGGGGTGGGCATGCTTACCACGGCCCAAAAGAAAGGCTTGCTTACGGAAGCCGACGCGCAACTGGCCCCGCGCCAAATGATGCAGCTCAACAAATTGGGTGAACCCCTAGGTAAGCTGCCCCAAGTAAAGGCCATGACCGACGTAACCGGTTTCGGCCTCCTGGGTCATTTGGCCGAAGTAGCCGAGGGCAGCCAGCTCACGGCCGAAATCGACTTTGCGCAGGTACCGCGCATTGCCGCCGCCGAAGCCTACCGCCAACAGAAAGCTATACCCGGCGGCACGCACCGCAACTGGGATTCGTACGGCCATAAAGTGTCGGGCTTTGGCGGCGACATCAGCGAAGAGCAGCGCCACTGGCTTTGCGACCCGCAAACCTCGGGCGGCCTGCTGGTGTGCGTAGCGCCCGAGGGCCGTGCCGCCGTGGAGCAGCTGCTTCGCGACGCGGGTGTGCCGGCCGAGCCCTTTGGCCAGCTGCGCGCGCGCCGGGCCCCCGAACCGTACATCGTGGTGCGCTGA
- the mnmH gene encoding tRNA 2-selenouridine(34) synthase MnmH, whose amino-acid sequence MPRLPLPDFLAGPADAPIFDARAPLEYAQGHIPGAVSFPIFSDEERARIGTTYKRISQDKAVLLGLDFFGPKMSQMVREAQRLAPGKEVRLHCWRGGMRSGAMQWLLELAGFRVHLLDKGYKDYRRWALAEFARPRPLLTLGGLTGSGKTDVLHVLAGRHHEPTIDLEGLAHHKGSAFGAIGLPPQPTTEQFENELAWQLSQLAQAPRLWAEDESRTIGTVALPGIFYEQLRQAPLVILDIPRPVRTRKLADEYGRHEPELLRQAIGRIQKKLGGLMTKEALAAIDAGDMEKMVDIALGYYDKTYSHGLDDRLGKVPMVRVPSDTCDPAVNAELVLAAANQLSAGAPKAAGY is encoded by the coding sequence TTGCCCCGTCTTCCCCTCCCCGATTTCCTGGCTGGCCCCGCCGATGCACCCATCTTTGATGCACGTGCGCCGCTGGAGTACGCGCAGGGGCACATTCCGGGGGCCGTGAGCTTCCCGATTTTCTCCGACGAGGAGCGGGCGCGCATCGGCACCACCTACAAGCGCATAAGCCAAGACAAAGCCGTGCTCCTAGGTCTGGATTTCTTCGGGCCGAAGATGAGCCAGATGGTGCGCGAAGCCCAAAGGCTGGCTCCCGGCAAAGAGGTGCGCCTGCACTGCTGGCGCGGTGGCATGCGCTCGGGGGCTATGCAGTGGCTGCTCGAGCTGGCCGGGTTTCGCGTGCACCTGCTCGACAAAGGCTACAAAGACTACCGCCGCTGGGCGCTGGCCGAATTTGCCCGCCCTCGCCCGCTCCTGACCCTAGGCGGGCTTACCGGCTCGGGCAAAACCGATGTGCTGCACGTGCTGGCCGGCCGCCACCACGAGCCCACCATCGACCTGGAAGGGCTGGCCCACCACAAGGGCTCCGCGTTTGGGGCCATCGGGCTGCCGCCGCAACCCACCACCGAGCAGTTTGAGAACGAGCTGGCCTGGCAGCTCAGCCAGTTGGCCCAGGCACCTAGGCTGTGGGCCGAAGATGAAAGCCGCACGATTGGCACCGTGGCCCTGCCGGGCATCTTCTACGAACAGCTGCGCCAGGCTCCGCTGGTAATACTCGACATACCCAGGCCGGTGCGCACTCGCAAGCTGGCCGACGAGTACGGCCGCCACGAGCCCGAGCTGCTGCGCCAGGCCATCGGGCGCATCCAGAAAAAGCTCGGTGGGCTGATGACCAAGGAAGCCCTGGCGGCCATTGATGCCGGCGACATGGAGAAGATGGTGGACATTGCCTTAGGTTATTACGACAAAACCTACAGCCACGGCCTCGACGACCGCCTGGGCAAAGTACCGATGGTGCGGGTGCCTTCGGATACCTGCGACCCGGCGGTGAATGCCGAGCTGGTACTGGCTGCCGCTAATCAACTTTCAGCGGGTGCTCCCAAAGCCGCTGGTTATTAA
- a CDS encoding pyridoxine 5'-phosphate synthase — protein MTKLSVNINKIATLRNARGHNRPDVLQAARDCERFGAEGITVHPRPDERHIRYQDVRDLKRVVTTELNVEGNPTPDFLDLVREVRPEQVTLVPDAPDAITSNAGWDTIRHQEYLQGIVAELKSLGCRVSIFLDPDLEMVKAAVGTGTDRIELYTEAYATQYHHNREAAVAPYRAAAELAQQLGLGVNAGHDLDLDNLAFLKQELPGLLEVSIGHALICDALYLGLENTVQLYRRQLV, from the coding sequence ATGACAAAGCTTAGCGTAAACATAAATAAAATAGCCACCCTGCGGAACGCCCGCGGCCACAATCGCCCCGATGTGTTGCAAGCCGCCCGCGACTGTGAGCGGTTTGGCGCCGAGGGCATTACGGTGCATCCCCGCCCCGATGAGCGCCACATTCGCTACCAAGATGTGCGCGACCTGAAGCGCGTTGTAACCACTGAGCTGAACGTAGAAGGCAACCCCACGCCCGATTTCCTCGATTTGGTGCGCGAAGTGCGCCCCGAGCAGGTAACGCTGGTGCCCGATGCGCCCGATGCCATTACCTCCAATGCTGGCTGGGACACCATTCGCCACCAGGAGTACCTGCAAGGCATTGTAGCCGAGCTGAAATCGTTGGGGTGCCGCGTGAGCATTTTCCTCGACCCTGACCTAGAGATGGTGAAAGCCGCTGTAGGCACCGGCACCGACCGCATCGAGCTGTACACCGAGGCCTACGCCACGCAGTACCACCACAACCGCGAAGCCGCCGTGGCACCTTACCGCGCCGCCGCCGAGCTGGCGCAGCAGCTCGGCCTAGGGGTAAATGCCGGCCACGACCTCGACCTCGATAACCTGGCTTTCCTGAAGCAGGAGCTGCCGGGCCTGCTGGAGGTAAGCATCGGCCACGCGCTCATTTGCGACGCCTTGTACCTAGGGCTCGAAAACACCGTTCAGCTGTACCGCCGGCAGCTTGTTTAA
- a CDS encoding GatB/YqeY domain-containing protein has product MTLKERIDADIKKAMLAKDKVRLTALRSIKSQIMLAETAEGFQGSLNADAELKLLNKAAKQRREAAEMYQKQFRSDLEEVELAELAIIEEYLPAQLSDADLTERLVEIISRVGATGPSDLGKVMGVAARELAGQADGRAISQEVNRLLNNTNF; this is encoded by the coding sequence ATGACGCTGAAAGAACGCATCGACGCCGATATCAAGAAGGCCATGCTGGCCAAAGACAAAGTTCGCCTTACTGCGCTGCGCAGCATCAAGTCGCAAATCATGCTGGCCGAAACCGCCGAGGGCTTTCAGGGAAGCCTGAATGCTGACGCCGAGCTGAAGCTGCTGAACAAAGCCGCCAAGCAGCGCCGCGAAGCCGCCGAGATGTACCAGAAGCAGTTTCGCTCCGACCTCGAAGAAGTAGAGTTGGCCGAGTTGGCCATCATTGAGGAGTACCTGCCCGCGCAGCTTTCCGATGCCGACCTCACCGAGCGCCTCGTTGAAATCATTTCGCGTGTAGGTGCCACGGGGCCTTCCGACCTAGGCAAAGTAATGGGCGTAGCCGCGCGTGAGCTGGCTGGCCAGGCCGATGGCCGCGCCATTTCGCAAGAGGTAAACCGCTTGCTGAACAACACCAATTTCTAA
- a CDS encoding CvpA family protein encodes MSGFDLLLLVPLAVGAVKGFRRGIVLEVASLVAFVLGVLGGLKLLGAAIPLVRHYVGEAFGMLPLVSFLLVFAIIAWGVHMAGGLLKSVVHLTPLGVLDNLVGGAAGALKWILGLSLLLYGTGLAGLPIAQPLTQDSVLLPVVAEATPLALQVVGVVLPFATELLGTLRNVF; translated from the coding sequence ATGTCTGGCTTCGACCTTCTGTTGCTTGTGCCGTTGGCCGTGGGTGCGGTTAAGGGTTTCCGGCGTGGTATTGTGCTGGAGGTAGCCTCGTTGGTAGCCTTTGTGCTCGGCGTGCTTGGTGGACTAAAGCTACTGGGAGCAGCCATTCCGCTGGTGCGGCACTACGTGGGCGAAGCGTTTGGCATGCTGCCGTTGGTGTCGTTTCTGCTGGTGTTTGCCATCATCGCCTGGGGTGTGCACATGGCCGGCGGCCTGCTGAAAAGCGTGGTACACCTTACACCCTTAGGTGTGCTCGACAACCTGGTGGGCGGGGCTGCTGGCGCGCTGAAGTGGATACTTGGGCTGAGCCTGCTGCTTTACGGCACTGGCCTGGCCGGCTTGCCCATTGCCCAACCTCTTACCCAGGATTCGGTGCTGCTGCCCGTAGTGGCCGAGGCTACTCCGCTGGCCCTGCAGGTAGTGGGCGTGGTGCTGCCGTTTGCCACCGAGCTGCTTGGCACGTTGCGGAACGTGTTTTAG
- a CDS encoding anthranilate synthase component II, translated as MRLLLLDNFDSFTYNLLDYFCQLGTEVIVRRNDVPLPELLALPFDAVVLSPGPGTPRNAGSTLALLEQVYQRVPVLGVCLGHQALGEFFGAELVRASRPMHGKISEMEAAAGEELFAGLPQRMPITRYHSLVLRNLPAELVPLAYTADADHELMALRHRELPLYGVQFHPEALLTTHGLAILRNWVRIAYHCTGVATQLASPKALIENDGIAD; from the coding sequence ATGCGCCTGCTGCTGCTCGATAACTTCGACTCCTTTACTTACAACCTGCTCGATTACTTCTGCCAACTAGGCACCGAGGTAATCGTGCGCCGCAACGACGTACCCTTGCCCGAGCTGCTGGCGCTGCCCTTCGATGCGGTTGTGCTGTCGCCGGGCCCAGGTACGCCCCGTAACGCGGGCAGCACCCTAGCGTTGCTTGAGCAGGTGTACCAGCGCGTGCCGGTATTGGGTGTTTGCTTGGGCCATCAGGCGCTGGGCGAGTTTTTCGGTGCTGAGTTGGTGCGGGCGTCGCGGCCCATGCACGGCAAGATTTCGGAGATGGAGGCAGCGGCAGGGGAGGAGTTATTTGCCGGCCTGCCCCAGCGCATGCCTATTACCCGCTACCACTCGTTGGTGCTCCGCAACTTGCCGGCCGAGTTGGTGCCACTGGCCTACACCGCCGATGCCGACCACGAACTGATGGCATTGCGCCACCGCGAACTGCCACTCTACGGCGTGCAGTTTCACCCAGAGGCATTGCTAACCACCCACGGACTGGCCATTCTGCGTAATTGGGTGCGGATTGCGTATCATTGCACAGGTGTGGCCACGCAGTTGGCCTCGCCCAAGGCGCTTATTGAGAACGATGGAATTGCAGATTAA
- a CDS encoding alpha/beta fold hydrolase, which yields MELQIKQHSGFKYVDEGSGEVLLLLHGLFGALSNWQGVIDEFARDYRVIIPMLPVYDMPLTRAGITGLVEFVEGFVKTMGLNEPATVLGNSLGGHVALVYTLRNPARVQRLMLTGSSGLFEDSMGGSFPRRGDYAYVQERVAYTFYDPKVATKELVDEVFDVTNSNAKCLRIITIARSAQRHNLTKDLGRIQVPVLLIWGLNDTITPPVVAHEFHRLLPNSELHFLDHCGHAPMMERPQAFNRLLHHFLQQQVPQPTIGA from the coding sequence ATGGAATTGCAGATTAAGCAGCACAGCGGATTCAAATATGTGGATGAGGGTAGCGGCGAGGTATTGCTGCTGCTGCACGGCTTGTTCGGGGCTCTCAGCAACTGGCAAGGCGTTATCGACGAGTTTGCCCGCGATTATCGCGTGATCATACCCATGCTGCCCGTGTACGACATGCCCCTCACGCGGGCCGGCATTACGGGCCTGGTAGAGTTTGTGGAAGGCTTCGTGAAAACCATGGGCCTGAACGAGCCGGCCACTGTGCTCGGCAACTCCCTGGGCGGGCACGTGGCGCTGGTGTACACCCTGCGCAACCCCGCGCGGGTGCAGCGCCTGATGCTCACGGGCAGCAGCGGCTTGTTCGAGGACTCGATGGGTGGCTCCTTCCCGCGCCGCGGCGACTATGCCTACGTGCAGGAGCGCGTGGCCTACACCTTCTACGACCCCAAAGTAGCTACCAAAGAGCTGGTCGACGAGGTGTTCGATGTCACCAACTCCAACGCCAAATGCCTGCGCATCATCACCATTGCGCGGTCGGCACAGCGCCACAACCTCACCAAAGACCTAGGGCGCATTCAGGTGCCGGTGCTGCTCATCTGGGGGCTGAACGACACCATCACGCCGCCCGTGGTAGCGCACGAGTTTCACCGCTTGCTGCCCAACTCCGAGCTGCACTTCCTCGACCACTGCGGCCACGCCCCCATGATGGAGCGCCCGCAGGCTTTCAACCGCTTGCTGCACCATTTTTTGCAGCAGCAGGTGCCCCAGCCCACGATTGGCGCCTAG
- a CDS encoding CBS domain-containing protein: MHSMLAEDLLNQMIPPLKVSDSAGKAARWLEEFHVDQLPVVQNRQYRGMITEADLIDVATNPEQLLGSVPFGFAEVHVQHDQHFYSVMEMAIRNKVQLVPVLDDQREYLGVVTVGDTLAAFGQIPGNAGESGILVLSMEERDYSLSQISRYIEENNAKVLSSHVAEDESATRRIRLTLKLNTSNMGRIVATLERFGYVITAQFSGAGEITEADQERLDSLMRYLSL; encoded by the coding sequence ATGCACTCGATGCTCGCCGAAGACCTGCTGAACCAAATGATTCCGCCGCTGAAGGTATCCGACTCGGCTGGCAAGGCAGCGCGTTGGCTCGAAGAATTTCACGTCGACCAGTTGCCGGTGGTGCAAAACCGCCAGTACCGGGGCATGATTACCGAGGCCGACCTAATCGACGTGGCTACCAACCCCGAGCAATTGCTCGGCAGCGTGCCGTTTGGCTTTGCCGAAGTACACGTGCAGCACGACCAGCACTTTTACTCCGTGATGGAAATGGCCATCCGGAACAAGGTGCAGCTGGTGCCCGTGCTCGACGACCAACGCGAGTACCTAGGCGTAGTAACCGTAGGCGACACCCTGGCGGCGTTCGGGCAGATTCCGGGCAACGCCGGCGAAAGCGGCATTCTGGTGCTTTCGATGGAGGAGCGCGACTACTCCCTGAGCCAGATCAGCCGTTACATCGAGGAAAACAACGCCAAAGTGCTCAGCTCGCACGTGGCCGAAGACGAATCCGCTACGCGCCGCATTCGCCTCACACTTAAGCTGAATACCAGCAACATGGGCCGTATTGTGGCCACGCTGGAGCGGTTTGGGTACGTTATTACGGCGCAGTTCAGCGGAGCCGGCGAAATCACGGAGGCCGATCAGGAACGCCTCGATTCGCTGATGCGCTACCTGAGTTTGTAG
- a CDS encoding POTRA domain-containing protein: protein MAPPDSVRRFAVDSLLAAQCPGYAAVRVGQVLFLGNEVTKEHILRAELDFREGDTLQVAELAERLERNRARLYNLQLFNQVAAQATCRDGELIVLFGVQERWYTFPVPIFSFADRNIRSWLDRPDRWRRFDYGLHLTRYNFRGRNEQLLGNLQFGFNRKYELFYLTPSLGRFRRMGISAGASLLQSRALDYDTRNDQLLALRTDNTFPVQRWYVTGGLRWRRTVQRLTTLEGYYYHERISDSVQRRNPNYFLGARQRAFMDVVLSRTLNQRNSFAYPLSGSFLQLSLTQRFFVSSASPPITTLAGRYARYFDLGKGFYYSASSEARLRMSQRLAYADSRALGFRQALVRGYDAFVVDGRHYGVVRQGFSYRIFDAGRLDLPMLNDPRLNRVPLVLYLNTFADAGYVAERSVPATNKLPNQLLASLGLGLHLVTYYDRVFTLEYARTLNGFGGFFFRTEFPI, encoded by the coding sequence ATGGCTCCGCCCGATTCGGTGCGTCGTTTTGCCGTCGATAGCCTGCTTGCCGCGCAGTGCCCCGGCTATGCGGCTGTGCGCGTGGGGCAGGTGCTGTTTCTGGGCAACGAAGTAACCAAGGAGCACATCCTGCGCGCCGAGCTGGATTTCCGCGAAGGCGACACGCTGCAGGTGGCCGAGTTGGCGGAGCGCCTGGAGCGCAACCGGGCGCGGCTCTACAACCTGCAGCTGTTCAACCAAGTAGCCGCCCAGGCAACCTGCCGCGACGGCGAGCTGATTGTGCTGTTTGGGGTGCAGGAGCGCTGGTACACCTTTCCGGTGCCCATATTCTCCTTCGCCGACCGCAACATCCGCTCCTGGCTTGATAGGCCCGACCGTTGGCGCCGCTTTGATTACGGCCTCCATCTTACGCGCTACAACTTCAGGGGCCGCAACGAGCAACTACTGGGCAACCTACAGTTCGGGTTCAACCGCAAGTACGAGCTGTTCTACCTCACGCCTTCCCTAGGTCGTTTTCGTCGCATGGGCATATCGGCAGGGGCCTCGCTGCTCCAAAGCCGCGCCCTCGACTACGACACCCGCAACGACCAATTACTCGCCCTGCGCACCGACAATACTTTTCCGGTACAGCGCTGGTACGTAACCGGTGGGTTGCGCTGGCGCCGCACGGTGCAGCGCCTCACTACTCTCGAGGGTTATTATTACCACGAGCGCATATCCGACTCGGTGCAGCGCCGCAACCCCAACTATTTCCTGGGGGCTAGGCAGCGCGCTTTCATGGATGTGGTGCTGAGCCGCACGCTCAACCAGCGCAACTCGTTTGCCTACCCGCTTAGCGGCTCCTTTCTGCAATTAAGCCTCACGCAGCGGTTTTTTGTGTCGTCGGCCAGCCCGCCCATTACCACCCTTGCCGGCCGCTACGCCCGCTATTTCGACCTAGGGAAGGGCTTTTATTACAGTGCCAGCAGCGAAGCCCGGCTCCGCATGTCTCAGCGCCTGGCCTATGCCGATAGTCGGGCCCTAGGTTTCCGGCAGGCGTTGGTGCGCGGCTACGATGCCTTTGTGGTTGATGGGCGGCATTACGGCGTGGTGCGGCAAGGCTTTTCGTACCGCATCTTCGATGCCGGCCGGCTCGATCTGCCCATGCTCAACGACCCCCGCCTCAACCGCGTGCCGCTGGTGCTCTATTTGAATACATTTGCCGACGCGGGCTACGTAGCCGAGCGCTCGGTGCCAGCCACCAACAAGCTGCCCAACCAGTTGCTCGCGAGCCTGGGCCTGGGGTTACACCTGGTTACTTACTACGACCGCGTGTTCACTTTGGAATATGCCCGAACGCTCAACGGCTTTGGCGGTTTCTTTTTCCGTACCGAATTTCCCATTTAA
- a CDS encoding NAD kinase, with the protein MRIAIQGKPFEADMAPHLQQLFDDLAARQAVIAVAETFREYLQHLRLPEGITTFRRGDSLRGTDFVLSIGGDGTLLDTVTYVGKHEIPILGINTGRLGFLSTVPPDRIPQAIDALFRGHFTLDRRSLIHSDTDPDVFGGLDFGLNEFSILKRDSSSMIVVHTYIDGEYLNSYWADGLVVSTPTGSTGYSLSCGGPVMLPQTNNFIIAPVCPHNLNVRPLIVPDHSIISFEIEGRSNNFLLSLDSRSVTVDAGVQIAVRREKFDATLVKLNHVNFLSTLRSKLNWGLDRRNPAGLSM; encoded by the coding sequence ATGCGCATAGCCATTCAGGGAAAACCATTCGAGGCCGACATGGCACCGCACCTGCAGCAGCTCTTCGACGACCTGGCCGCTCGCCAGGCTGTTATTGCCGTTGCCGAAACCTTCCGCGAGTACCTGCAGCACCTGCGCTTGCCCGAAGGCATCACCACGTTCCGGCGGGGCGACTCGCTGCGCGGAACCGATTTTGTGCTCAGCATCGGCGGCGACGGTACCCTGCTCGATACCGTTACCTACGTGGGCAAGCACGAAATTCCCATTTTGGGTATCAACACCGGGCGGCTCGGCTTTTTATCAACCGTGCCGCCCGATCGTATTCCGCAAGCCATCGATGCCTTGTTTCGGGGGCACTTCACCCTCGACCGCCGCAGCCTCATCCATTCCGATACCGACCCCGATGTATTCGGAGGGCTCGATTTTGGCCTAAACGAGTTTTCCATCCTCAAGCGCGATTCGTCGTCCATGATTGTGGTGCATACCTACATCGATGGCGAATATCTAAATTCCTATTGGGCCGATGGGCTAGTGGTTTCAACCCCAACGGGTTCCACGGGGTATTCGCTGAGCTGCGGCGGGCCGGTGATGTTGCCGCAAACCAACAATTTTATCATTGCTCCCGTATGCCCCCACAACCTGAACGTACGACCACTCATTGTACCCGATCATAGCATCATTTCGTTCGAAATCGAGGGCCGCAGCAACAACTTCCTGTTGTCGCTCGATTCCCGTTCGGTAACCGTTGATGCCGGGGTGCAAATAGCAGTTCGACGCGAAAAATTCGACGCAACATTGGTGAAGCTGAATCATGTGAACTTCCTCAGTACCTTGCGCAGCAAGCTCAATTGGGGGCTCGACCGGCGTAACCCGGCTGGACTATCCATGTAA
- a CDS encoding DUF6089 family protein — translation MTATVSVGMLRFLNLDIFNLAPRSMKKLLTLTLTLVLALVLVANQASAQQFSKRKQYNSVGVSLNAMNYFGDIVPKPSITSLRFAATRPNIGLSFTHRFAPRISARGTLAYGRITGDDAKAADDTDPDAKYRYNRNMNFRNDIVELSGVGIFDLIENRNNYLKRPDFVPYVFAGVSVFHHNPKAQDASGNFVALQPLGTEGQRANGEGTYGLWQISIPFGGGVRYKLNKSFDLGFEIGWRKTFTDYLDDVSGNYAPDNQLLTDQAKYFGRGITRSRAGEFARFDEPGQMRGKSNEDDWYIVTGFSLNYILAPRVKSPKFR, via the coding sequence TTGACTGCAACCGTGTCCGTAGGGATGCTCCGCTTTCTTAACCTCGATATTTTTAACCTCGCTCCACGTAGTATGAAGAAACTCTTGACTCTCACCCTGACGCTGGTACTGGCGCTGGTGCTGGTTGCCAACCAGGCGAGTGCCCAGCAGTTCAGCAAGCGGAAGCAGTATAACTCGGTGGGCGTGAGCCTGAATGCGATGAACTATTTTGGTGACATCGTACCCAAGCCCAGCATTACCAGCCTGCGTTTTGCTGCCACTCGCCCCAACATCGGCCTCAGCTTTACCCACCGTTTTGCGCCCCGCATTTCGGCTCGTGGCACCTTGGCCTACGGCCGCATCACCGGCGACGACGCTAAAGCTGCTGACGACACCGATCCGGACGCCAAGTACCGCTATAACCGCAACATGAACTTCCGCAATGACATTGTGGAATTGTCGGGTGTAGGTATTTTCGACCTGATCGAGAACCGCAACAACTACCTGAAGCGTCCGGACTTCGTGCCGTATGTATTTGCTGGTGTGTCGGTGTTTCACCACAACCCCAAAGCACAAGATGCTAGCGGCAACTTTGTAGCGCTGCAACCCCTCGGCACCGAAGGCCAGCGCGCCAACGGCGAAGGCACTTACGGCTTGTGGCAAATCTCTATCCCGTTTGGCGGTGGTGTGCGTTACAAACTGAACAAAAGCTTCGACCTGGGCTTCGAAATCGGCTGGCGTAAAACCTTCACCGATTACCTCGACGACGTAAGCGGTAACTACGCTCCCGACAACCAGTTGTTGACCGACCAAGCCAAATATTTTGGACGCGGCATTACCCGCAGCCGTGCCGGCGAATTTGCTCGCTTTGACGAACCTGGCCAAATGCGTGGCAAGAGCAATGAAGACGACTGGTACATCGTTACTGGTTTTTCGCTAAACTACATCCTCGCTCCTCGCGTTAAGAGCCCCAAGTTCCGTTAA
- a CDS encoding type IX secretion system protein PorG: MTKQALFKALLVCSVQAGSVFFAQSAAAQNTSEVGLGLGALNYKGELAPEYRFLNNRPAVSAFYRKDVSAPVTLRGTVTYGLIRANDANLTGESGNPLPLPAYRQANLKGSLLDVAATLEYNFFDFHNRRDKVHFTPYVYTGIAGFMGFTRLSGPLPGFDEKSNTLGLAIPAGVGIKLALSRRWNLGLETGARRALTDLLDHVKDQSPAVANRFDKDWYYYSGVSVSFTFYKINCPDSYGEKPRL, encoded by the coding sequence ATGACAAAGCAAGCTCTCTTCAAAGCACTCCTTGTTTGCTCCGTGCAAGCAGGGAGTGTTTTTTTTGCCCAAAGCGCCGCCGCTCAGAATACCAGTGAAGTAGGTTTAGGCCTGGGTGCCTTAAACTACAAGGGCGAACTGGCCCCCGAGTACCGCTTCCTCAACAATCGTCCGGCCGTCTCTGCCTTCTATCGGAAAGATGTATCGGCACCGGTTACGTTGCGGGGCACCGTAACGTACGGGCTAATCCGTGCCAACGACGCCAATTTGACTGGTGAGAGCGGAAACCCACTGCCACTGCCAGCTTACCGGCAGGCGAATCTAAAAGGCTCGTTGCTCGATGTGGCAGCTACGCTTGAATACAACTTCTTTGACTTTCATAATCGCCGCGACAAGGTGCACTTTACGCCTTATGTGTACACCGGCATTGCAGGTTTTATGGGCTTCACCCGCTTATCGGGTCCGTTGCCTGGGTTCGATGAGAAAAGCAATACCCTAGGTTTGGCCATTCCGGCTGGCGTGGGCATCAAACTGGCTCTTTCGCGGCGTTGGAACCTAGGGCTGGAAACTGGAGCTCGGCGGGCACTTACCGACTTGCTCGACCATGTGAAGGACCAAAGCCCGGCCGTGGCCAACCGTTTCGATAAGGATTGGTATTACTATTCAGGGGTAAGCGTGTCGTTCACGTTCTACAAAATCAATTGCCCCGACTCGTACGGCGAGAAGCCACGCTTGTAG
- the uppS gene encoding polyprenyl diphosphate synthase: MDGNGRWAKKRGGLRIFGHQSAITAVRETVEAAAELGISFLTLYAFSTENWGRPKHEVMALMQLLVHTIRQETPTLLKNSIKLQAIGDTTQLPDACQRELAEAMELTAAGTRTTLVLALSYSGRWDLAQAARKLSADVAAGKVAPDAVTEDRLASYLATAGMPDPELLIRTSGEQRISNFLLWQLAYTELYITELLWPDFRREHFYEAVLAYQSRERRFGKTSEQLTVS, from the coding sequence ATGGACGGCAACGGGCGTTGGGCGAAGAAGCGCGGAGGACTACGCATCTTCGGGCACCAAAGTGCCATTACCGCTGTTCGCGAAACGGTGGAGGCTGCTGCCGAGCTTGGGATATCGTTTCTGACGCTTTATGCTTTCTCAACCGAGAACTGGGGGCGTCCGAAGCACGAGGTGATGGCGCTGATGCAGCTGTTGGTACACACCATCCGGCAGGAGACGCCCACGTTGCTTAAAAACAGCATTAAGCTGCAAGCTATTGGCGACACTACTCAGTTGCCAGACGCATGCCAGCGCGAATTGGCCGAAGCCATGGAGCTGACCGCTGCCGGAACACGCACCACGCTGGTGTTGGCCCTCAGCTACAGCGGCCGTTGGGATCTTGCTCAGGCTGCCCGCAAGCTGTCGGCTGATGTGGCGGCTGGTAAGGTAGCGCCCGATGCCGTGACCGAGGACCGGCTGGCCAGCTACCTGGCTACGGCAGGCATGCCCGATCCGGAGTTGCTGATCCGAACCAGCGGGGAGCAGCGCATCAGCAATTTTTTGCTGTGGCAGTTGGCCTACACCGAGTTGTATATTACCGAGCTATTGTGGCCCGATTTCCGCCGCGAGCATTTCTACGAAGCTGTTCTGGCCTACCAGAGCCGTGAACGGCGCTTTGGAAAGACCAGTGAGCAACTGACCGTTTCGTAA